The sequence CGAGGTGAAGAAGAAGCTGGTGGCCGCCCTGAACGGTGTCCTCGAGCCGATGCGGGCGCGGCGCGTCGAAGTCCTGTCGAAGCCCGGCCGCATTCGCGAGATCCTCTTCGAGGGCTCCGCCCGCGCACGTCTGGTCGCGAAAGAGACGATGGAGCGGGTCAGGGAAGCCGTGCGGGTCAGGTACTAAACTCGTCAAGGTGCGAGCAGGAATGGAACCTCCGGTCGAGGAATTCGAGTCGTCGCTCGACAGTTATTCGGTGAAGCTCGATCAGTTCGAGGGGCCTCTCGATCTCCTCATCCACCTCATCAAGCGGAATGAGGTGAACATCTATGACATCCCGATCGCGCTCATCACCAACCAGTACCTCGGGTACCTGGAGCTGATGCAGGATCTGGACCTGGATGTGGCGGGCGAATTCCTCGTGATGGCGGCCACGCTCATCCACATCAAGTCGCGGATGCTGCTGCCGCGGCCGGATCCGTCGCAGGAAGATCCCGAGGAGGACCCCCGAGAGGCGCTGGTCCGGCGCCTGCTCGAGCACCAGCGCTATCGGCAGGCGGCAGAACTGCTGCACGAACGCGAGACGCTGCGCGACGCGCAGTGGCAGCGACCCGACGGCCGCGTCGCGCCGATAGCCGGCGAGGAATACGAACCGGAACTCGAGGTCGACCTGTTCAGCCTGATGGCCGCGTTCCGCGCGGTGATCGAGCGGGCCAAGCACCGACCGAAGGTCGTTCTGCCGGTCGAGCAGATCCCGATCGAGACCCGGATCGAACAGTTGCTCGCGCGGCTGTCGGAAACCGAGGCGTGCGGATTCGAGGATCTGTTCGACGACGTGCAGTCGAAGGGCGACATGATCGTGACCTTCCTCGCGCTGCTCGAGATGATTCGAATGAAGGTCGTGCGCGTGTTCCAGGCTGGCAGCTTCGGCCCGATCCGAATCTACAAGGCGAAGAAGAGCGGTTAGCGGCTGGTTGAGGGTGGCGGCGGTAAGACGGTGGAGTGACGCGGGCGGCCACGGTGGAGTGCGACGGGCGGCCATGGTGGAGTGGCACGGGCGGCCACGGTGGAGTGGCACGGGCGGCCATGGTGGAGTGGCACGGGCGTCTCGCCCGTGCGCAAGGACGACCAGGACATGAGCGTGGATAGCGAGAAGAAGCAGGACGAGATCGCCGAACCAACCCCCGCGGCCGGGTCAGAGGCGACCGCCGCGACCGCCGAGCCGACCGAATCGGCAGCGGCCGACCCCGGCGAGTCCGACCAACCCTATGTCGGCAAGGCGTCTGACGAGTTGAAGGCCGTCATCGAGGCACTGGTCTACGCGTCGCCCGATCCGCTCACGCCCAAGACATTGTTCAAGGTGCTCGAATCCGAGCCGAAGGAAGACGTGCAGGCGTCGCTCGACGCACTGCGCGTGGACTACGAGCAGGGCCGCGGCGGGCTGCACCTGGTCGAGGTCGCGGGCGGGTTCCAGATTGTCACCCGCCCCGAACTGTCCGAGTGGGTGCGCCGCCTGTTCCACGAGCGCAAGAGCTCGAAGCTCTCGGTGGCGGCGCTCGAGACGCTGGCCGTGATCGCCTACAAGCAGCCGATTACCGCACCTGAGATCACCGAGATCCGCGGTGTCAACACCTCGGGCGTCGTGGCCACGCTGCTCGAGCGCCGCCTGACGAAGATCGCCGGGCGCAAGCAGGTCGTCGGCCGCCCGTTCCTCTACGCGACGACGCGCGAGTTCCTGATCCGCTTTGGCTTGAAGGACCTGAACGACCTGCCGAAGATGGAGGACATGGCCGACGTCCTCGGCTTCGAGCCGCCGACGGGCCTGGCCGAGGCGGGACCATCCGAAACGCTCCTGCCGCTCGACGGGGCAGTGGACCCGGACAAGACGCTGTTCCCGGAACCGGAAGAGCAGAGCTGAGATCGGACAGCCGCCAGTCCTATGCAGATCCGCCTTCAGAAGATCCTCTCTTCGGCTGGTGTCTCGTCTCGCCGCGCCGCCGAGCGTTTGATGGCGGAAGGGCGCGTGTCGGTCAACGGCCTGGTCGTGCGCGAGCTCGGGACCCGGGCCGATCCCGAGGCTGACGACATCCGCGTCGATGGATGCGCAATCAAGCGTACGGCACGGCGTCTGTACCTGCTCCTCAACAAACCCCGAGGCTACGTCACCACGCGATCGGACCCCGAAGGGCGGCCGACCGTCCTCGACCTGCTGCCCGGCATCCACGACTACGTCTTTCCCGTCGGACGCCTCGACTACGATTCTGAAGGCCTGCTGATCCTGACCAACGACGG comes from Vicinamibacterales bacterium and encodes:
- a CDS encoding segregation/condensation protein A, with the protein product MEPPVEEFESSLDSYSVKLDQFEGPLDLLIHLIKRNEVNIYDIPIALITNQYLGYLELMQDLDLDVAGEFLVMAATLIHIKSRMLLPRPDPSQEDPEEDPREALVRRLLEHQRYRQAAELLHERETLRDAQWQRPDGRVAPIAGEEYEPELEVDLFSLMAAFRAVIERAKHRPKVVLPVEQIPIETRIEQLLARLSETEACGFEDLFDDVQSKGDMIVTFLALLEMIRMKVVRVFQAGSFGPIRIYKAKKSG
- the scpB gene encoding SMC-Scp complex subunit ScpB, whose product is MSVDSEKKQDEIAEPTPAAGSEATAATAEPTESAAADPGESDQPYVGKASDELKAVIEALVYASPDPLTPKTLFKVLESEPKEDVQASLDALRVDYEQGRGGLHLVEVAGGFQIVTRPELSEWVRRLFHERKSSKLSVAALETLAVIAYKQPITAPEITEIRGVNTSGVVATLLERRLTKIAGRKQVVGRPFLYATTREFLIRFGLKDLNDLPKMEDMADVLGFEPPTGLAEAGPSETLLPLDGAVDPDKTLFPEPEEQS